Sequence from the Luteibacter aegosomaticola genome:
TGGCCGCCGACGTGTACCGCCCGAAGAACGCCAGCGGCAAGGTTCCGACGATCTTTGTGCGCACCCCGTACAACTTCAATTTCTGGGATGTGAAGCTCGGCGCACCGCGTGACATGACCCGCCAGCTCGAAGCGGTGAAGCGCGGCTACGCGTATATCGACATGAACGAGCGCGGCCACTACTTCTCGGAAGGCAACTACGAGATCCTCGGCGCGCCGCTGTCCGACGGCGTGGATGCCGTGAACTGGATCACCGCCCAGCCGTGGTCTAACGGCAAGGTCGGCACCACCGGCTGCTCGTCCACCGCCGAATGGCAGATGGCCGTGGTGGCCCAGAACACCCCGGGTCTCGCTACGTTCAACGTCCAGGGCTTCGGCGCCGGCGTCGGCCGCGTGGGGCCCTACTTCGAGCAAGGCAACTGGTACCGCGGTGGTGCGGTGCAGATGCTGTTCATCGCCTGGCTCACCAAGGAACAGAACCAGGTACGCCCAAGCTTCCCGGCGAACACCTCGCAGGCCGACCTCATCGCCGCGTCCAAGCTGTTCGACCTCGACTCGCAGCCGCCGGAGATCGACTGGGACAAGGCTTTCTGGACGCTGCCCGAGAAGGACATCATGAAGAACGCCGGCGGCCCGAAGGGCATCTTCGCCGATGCGATGGACGTGCCCACGGGCGGCAACATGATCGCGCGTACGCCGAACAGCCCGGCCTGGTACAAGGGCGGCCTGTGGCACGACAACATGAAGATCAACAAGCCGGGCCTGTGGTTCATGAGCTGGTTCGACGTTTCGGTGTCACCGAACCTCGCCGCGTATAACCACGTGCGCGCCACGGCTCCCAAGGACATCGCGGATCAGCAGTACGCGGTGATCTCGCCATCACTGCACTGCGGCTACTCGCGAGCCACCGAGCACACCATGATCGGCGACCTCGATGTCGGCGATGCGCGGTTCGACGTCGATGCGCTCGTCTACGGCTGGTTCGACAAGTGGCTGAAGGGTGTCGACAGCCCGGTCGTCGATAAGCAGCCCAAGGTCATGTACTACGTGATGGGCGAGAACAAGTGGCACAACACGCAGACCTGGCCGCCGGTGGGCGCGGTCACCCACGACCTGTACTTCACGAGCGGCGGCAAGGCGAACACCTTGTATGGCGACGGCAAGCTCGTCGCGGCAGCCGGTGGCACCGACCACCCGGACAGCTTCCTCTACGACCCGATGAATCCGGTGACCACGTTCGGTGGTGGCGGCTGCTGCCAGGGCAACGCGGTGAAGTTCGGCTCGTTCGACCAGAACACCCAGCTCGCCCGCAACGACATCCTGGTGTATGACTCCGAGCCGTTCAAGGAAGGCACGGAAGTGTCCGGCCCGATCACGGTGACGCTGTACGTGTCGTCCGATGCGAAGGACACCGACTTCACCTTCAAGGTGATGGACGTCTACCCGGATGGCCGCGCGTTCAACCTCACCGAGAACATCCAGCGCATGCGTTACCGCGAGGGCTACGACAAGCCGCCGGTGTGGATGAAGGATGGCGAGACCTACAAGGTCACCTTCCAGCCGATCGATACCAGCAACTTCTTCTTCCCGGGCCACAAGCTTCGCGTGGCGGTGTCGAGCAGCAACTTCCCGCGCTTCGACCGTAACCTCAATACGGGCGGGAACAACTACGACGAGACCAAGGGCGTCATCGCGCACAACGTGGTGCACCACGATGCCGAACACCCGTCGAAGATCACCTTCACGGTGGTCCCCCGCCAGTAACCCCTGACGTGGGCCGGCCCCGGGCTGCCGCCCGGGGCTGGCGACGCCACGCAGGCCGATACCGGCGTGAAAGCGACCATCCGGCCGTCGTGTTGCCAGTGCAGGTAGCCAAATAAATTCAGGAAGCAGTACGCAATCGCTAGCAGGAAGCTCATGGGGGTCTCCTTTCCTTACATGGCCCGGAAGATGGCCATGAACGGCTGGCTCACCGTGAGAGTCTCGGGACGTCCGCGCAGATGCAGGCAGCCCCTGCCGCCGTCGTCCCTTTCCACCGACGCCACCTGGCGCAGGTTGACGATGGTCGAACGATGGATCTGCCGGAACGTTCGCGGATCGAGTTGCTCAAGCAGTTCGCGAATGGGGCGGCTGAGGAGCGCATCACCATCGACGGTCGCTACGAGCGTGTATTTGTTATCGGCACGGAAATAGATCACGTCCTCGACGAGGATCAATCGCGTAGCGCGCCCTGTGCTTGCCGTGATCCATGTGAGCGGCTCGGGCGGCGCGTTATCGAACTGGTCGCGCATATCCTTCGCCAGGCGCCCTGCCCTGGCGGCGTGCTTCTCGACCTCGGCCAGACGCGCGCGCAAGCGTGTCACGCTTTGCGCAAGCCGGTCCGCCGATACGGGTTTCAACAGGTAGTCGACCGCACCACGCTCGAAAGCATCGACGGCGTACTGGTCATACGCGGTGATGAATACGACCAGGGTACGCGGACTCACATCCGCGGCAGCGGCTGCCACTTCCATGCCCGTCAAACCCGGCATGCGAATATCCAGGAAGGCGACATCCGGCGCGTGCTCGACGATAGCATCGAGCGCCGTGCCACCGTCTTCGGCGACCGCCACAACCTCCAGGTCAGGCCACGCCTTCGCCAGCTCACGCTGCAAGGCGGCGGAGAGCAGCTTTTCGTCTTCGGCGAGGATGCACTTAGGCACGAGCACCCTCCATGACCGGCAGCGTGATCGTGGCAGCCACGCCGCTGGGGAAGTTGTTCCCGATCGTGAAGGATGCCGCGTTTCCGTAGGTCAGGCGCAGGCGCTCGCGCAGGTTCTTCAAGCCGATGCCGCTGCCGCTGCCGTCTATGCGCAAGCCCATGCCGTCGTCCGCGACCGTAAGCGAGAGGCCGACCGGATCGCACGCGGCACGAATCCAGATGCCACCACCACCGGGCTTGGGCTCAAGCCCGTGCTTGATCGCGTTTTCGACGAGCGTCTGCAGCATCATCGAGGGCATGGCGTAAGCGAGACAGGACTCCGGCACGTCCACATGCACGGAAAGCCGCTCACCCATGCGTAACCGCATGATTTCCAGCCAGGCCGTCGAACGCTCCAGCTCCTGGCCCACGGTCGACAGCGAGCCATCCATCCGCGGGAGGGAGCGGCGCAGGTAATCGATGAGGTGCCCCAGCATCTTGTCGGCGCGGGCCGGATCGGTACGCACGAGCTCCTGCGCACTGGCCAGCGTGTTGTAGAGGAAATGAGGTTCAACCTGCGCCTGCAGAAGGCTCAGCTGCGCCGCGGTGAGCTCCTTTTCCATCGAGGTTTGCCTTGCGTCCGCGCGCTCGCGATGGCGGCGCTCGTTGATCCGCTGCGTCAGCGCACGTACCAGTATCTCGGCGTACTCGAGCGACACGCCACCATCCGGATTGAACCAGTCGGTCCACGCACCGCTATCCGGCTCGCAGACGAACAGGACGGTACAGGTACCGTCGGCGGGTACGACCGATGCGCTGATCCGGGTATTGCGCTGGAACGGGTCGCTCGGGCGGCGCTTCCGCAGGGGCACGCCGGTGGCTGCCTGGGCGATATGGTGAATGACACCGCGGACCTGGAGGCCGCCCCTGGCCGCTGAAACATCCTGGATATCGGGCACCCCGCGCACCACGGTTTCCACGATATCCAGCGTTTCCTCGCTGTCGTAGGGCACCTCCACGCGGCGGCGCTGGCGGTTCGCCATGGTCTCCGCATCGATGCGCCCCGCGATCGTGCGGACGCGGTACAGATGGCTTACGCCACGCGCCAGCGCCAGCAGCAGGCCCACGAACCACATGAGCGTGAATATCGTCGGAAAGTCACGATCGATATCCAGGGAGCTCCACGTCGCCAGGAGCACGCACAGGGCGGCCACCCAGGCGGCGATCAAGCGAACAAGGAAACGAATGCTGGCCATGCGTGGAACTCCTTGAAGATGGCCGCGAGCATACTTCGCCACTCGCCCGGCGGCTCCGGTTATCCGACGAAACGCCACGAGGGGCGACGAAACCGGGGCATGGAGGGCAACTTCGGGTGGCGCGGCGCAGCATGACCTGAGCCACATCATGGTCCATGCTCGGTCGGACGGCTCAAGCGGTGGGGACCGCGAGCCACGACAAAGGGGTTAATGCATGGCTTTGCTGCTCATGGTTTTCGCTGTCGTCGTTCTTGCCATCTATCTTGGCGTCCAGCTCCTTCCTAAGAACCATCCATCCAACTGGCTACTCGGCATCGTTGGTGGTGCCTGCCTCGTCCTGGCCTGGTACGCGATCTTCCGGCCCATGCTTATCGCTTCGGGCGGCGATCCTTCACTGGCTGCGCTCGGCCTCACGGCCGCTGGCATCGTTTCCTGCACGCTCGGCGTGGTTTGCCTGGGTGTGTGCGTGTGGCGCGATCCCGCACGTTTCTGGATGCTGTCCATCGTGTTCATCGGCGTCATCGGCGCCACGCAAGTCACAGCCTGACGGACCGGCCGCTGGCTCAGGAGCCAGCGGCCGCCATGACATGCCGGTAATCGTGTGCGGTAAGCACGGCATTACCGTTGCGTACCTCGAGCACGCCATGCGCGCCGAACGGCAGAGTCCACTTCTCGGGCCCATGGCCAAACGCCAGGCCACGCAACATCGGTAAGCCGCACGCCTGGCCGAAACGCTCCAGCGCGTGGTCGATGTCGTAGCCGTTATCGTATTCACTCACCCGCTGGCCACCCAGGCCACCGACCAGGATGGCGCGCTGGTCCTTGAGCACACCGCCCAGGAGCAACTCGTAGAGCATCCGTTCGATGCGGTACGCCTGCTCACCGGTCTCCTCGATGTACAGGATGCCGCCTTTGACCGTAGGCATGTAGGGCGTCCCCACCAGGCTGCACAGCGCCGACAGGTTGCCGCCCCAGAGGGTGCCTTCCAGGCGCATCGGCGCATCGCGCTCGCAACACGCCCAACCCACTTCCATCGACGGGCCTTGCAGGGTCTGCCAGAACTGCCGCCAGGTGCTTTCACGGAGGTATCCGCCGCCGAAGTCCTGCACGAGCATGGGCCCATGCAAGCTCCCGACGCCGCAGCGGGCAAGCATTGCGCACTGGATGACCGTGAAATCACCGTGGCCCACGAGCACGCACTGGCCTTCCGAGAAACGCGCTCTCAGGCCGTCGTAATCGAGGCGATCAAGTAAGGCGATGGCGCCATAACCACCGCAGATCGCCATGGCGACATCCGGCAGGGGATGGTCGGGGTCAGCGAGGCGGTTGATGTCGGCCGCGCGTTCGGCATCGCTGCCGGCGAAACGCAACGCCACGCGATCTACCACCCCACTGCCGAGCACCGTATGCCCGGCGGCTTGCAGTCGTTCGATGGCGCGCTGGCAGGCGGCACGGTCCTCCGCATAACCGGAGGGGGCTAAAAGCCGGATATCAAGTCGTTTCGGCATGTGATGCAAGTTTGGACTTGCGCTACCAATACCGCTACGCCCCGAGAAAGGCAACCCGAAGTTGACTGACTCCTGTCCCGCCGTCGCCCTGGCCTTCACAATCGTGATTTCCCCTGTGTGCGCCGATGCGCACTGAAGGGACTATTAGACGCGATCGTGGATGAACGAGGTAATCAATGACGGCACGCCACTACGCCTAAACGGCATAGCGGCGTGCCGGGCACCGATTTACAGATCGTCCAGCTCTTCAAGGGCGAGGTCATCCGGCACGCTACGGGTGAGCGTCTCGCGCGGCTGTTCGCCAAACACGCTGCGGTACTTCTCGGCAAAGCGCGAGAGATCCCACATGCCGCAGCTGAGCGCCACCGACTTGACCGAGCGGCGACCCGCTTCCGCGGTAACCAGGCTGCGATGGGCCGTGCACAGGCGAAGCATGGCCAGGTAGCGGTTAGGCGGGATGCCAAGCAGGTCGTCGAACGCGTAGCGCAGGCCACGCTCGCTAGCCCCTGCCGCCTGGCAAAGCTCCTGCGAATAAATGTCCCGGCGCAGGTTCGCCCGCATGAAGCGTTCGGCGCGGCGCATGACCTGATAGTGGGCACGGCGCCCTCGCGACGCCACGGGGCGATCTTCCGAGGAAGACGACAGAGCCACGCGGATATGCTCGTCGAGCAAATCCTCAATCGGCCCAAAGCCATCGTCTTCGCTATCGCGCACGCGGTCACGAATCTGCCGCCACGCACGTTTCAACGGATCGGACGTCACCGCGAACAGGCGAAGGCGTTGCGCCGCCATATCCACGTCCGCATGGTCCGATGCCATGAAGCGCGAGCGGAAGCGCGCGTAGGGCGCGACCACCAGCGTGAAACGCGTGCCACGCTCGAACATGAAATCGGTCGGGGTGCCACGCAGCAGCGTCACCGCCATTTCCGATTCAATGCCTACGCCCTGGCACCAGCTGCGCTCACCGGCTTCGTGCATGTAGATGAGGATGCACGAGTCGTCCGGCACGGTCAGCGATCCACGCACATCAAAATCCAGATGCGCCGTGAAATACGTGACCCCGTCGAATGATCGGGACGAAATTGCCGCCCGCGGCCTCGCGGGACTTAGCGTCAGGAGGTCGACCTCGCAGACGCCCATGGCGGCACCCAGCGTGACGAGATCGAAATCCTCAAGACCTTGCACGTCGATGGGGCGCGTCATGCCAGCCCCTCCTGCGTCCTGTGGTTGATATGAATGGCACCCCTCATGCCACCGCCTCCGATTGATCCACTCCACTGTCCCATACGCACCCCCGCGTTGACCCAGGCGGGCCCACGCCCGCACTTTACTCCCTCGGCACCCTGACACTCGCCGAAAAAGCGAGTGCCCGGTCGCTATAACTAACCGTGTAAGGGAGGAAATGCCAGCGATTTGTGAATCTGCCGATTTAGCTTACAGGGTCGCCGAAACATTTGATGAATCTGGCAAAAGTGCCGCCTGAGCGAGTCCGGAAACCACACCAAGAGAGGGATCACCGTGAACCACGGGAATGCCGGGGAAGCTCGCAGCCACCCGTTCACGTACCTGCGGGGAGCGGGATGTACCGCCGGTAAGGAAAATACTGGCTGGCGGCTCGGCGATATCGCCCTGGGCTTCCGTAAGCAAACGGGCCATCCGGTCAAGGAAATCCTCCGATGCCACCTGGAAATCCTGGCTCACGGCCTGGCTGGAAAGGCCCGGCTCGATGAAATCGAGGTCAGCCATCGCCAGCGGCGCGCCGGACAGCTCGATTTTCATTCGCTCAGCTTGCTGGTTAAGCCGCGTCGTGGCACCTGTGCCCTGCAGGGCACGCAGTCGCGAGGCATACGGCTCATCGATGCGGCGGTAGTCCTGTTTACGGAATTCGCGCTGCTTGGGCAGGTTGTGGACGCTCGCGGCCTCCACGAAGTGGTGGATAGGCACGCCCGAATCATCCCGCCCGAACAGCGGCATCAGGCTGTGCAGGCTCATGCCGACGTCGAGGTCGGTACCACCGCGGGGCAAGCCCCAGCTGCGGTGCATCACCGGTGCCTCGCCTGCGCCAAGCTCCGCGTAGGCCACGTCGGTCGTACCGCCGCCGATGTCGACGATGAGGGCGCGCTGGCGATCAGCCAGCGACAGGTGGTAGTGCATGGCCGCCGCCGC
This genomic interval carries:
- a CDS encoding helix-turn-helix domain-containing protein, whose product is MTRPIDVQGLEDFDLVTLGAAMGVCEVDLLTLSPARPRAAISSRSFDGVTYFTAHLDFDVRGSLTVPDDSCILIYMHEAGERSWCQGVGIESEMAVTLLRGTPTDFMFERGTRFTLVVAPYARFRSRFMASDHADVDMAAQRLRLFAVTSDPLKRAWRQIRDRVRDSEDDGFGPIEDLLDEHIRVALSSSSEDRPVASRGRRAHYQVMRRAERFMRANLRRDIYSQELCQAAGASERGLRYAFDDLLGIPPNRYLAMLRLCTAHRSLVTAEAGRRSVKSVALSCGMWDLSRFAEKYRSVFGEQPRETLTRSVPDDLALEELDDL
- a CDS encoding CocE/NonD family hydrolase, translated to MRPKRPALHFARTALSVALGATALALIAAPVAAQAVLTPEQKAMIAKRNDTEQKLEDIAVIDRKVMVKMRDGKRMAADVYRPKNASGKVPTIFVRTPYNFNFWDVKLGAPRDMTRQLEAVKRGYAYIDMNERGHYFSEGNYEILGAPLSDGVDAVNWITAQPWSNGKVGTTGCSSTAEWQMAVVAQNTPGLATFNVQGFGAGVGRVGPYFEQGNWYRGGAVQMLFIAWLTKEQNQVRPSFPANTSQADLIAASKLFDLDSQPPEIDWDKAFWTLPEKDIMKNAGGPKGIFADAMDVPTGGNMIARTPNSPAWYKGGLWHDNMKINKPGLWFMSWFDVSVSPNLAAYNHVRATAPKDIADQQYAVISPSLHCGYSRATEHTMIGDLDVGDARFDVDALVYGWFDKWLKGVDSPVVDKQPKVMYYVMGENKWHNTQTWPPVGAVTHDLYFTSGGKANTLYGDGKLVAAAGGTDHPDSFLYDPMNPVTTFGGGGCCQGNAVKFGSFDQNTQLARNDILVYDSEPFKEGTEVSGPITVTLYVSSDAKDTDFTFKVMDVYPDGRAFNLTENIQRMRYREGYDKPPVWMKDGETYKVTFQPIDTSNFFFPGHKLRVAVSSSNFPRFDRNLNTGGNNYDETKGVIAHNVVHHDAEHPSKITFTVVPRQ
- a CDS encoding sensor histidine kinase, whose protein sequence is MASIRFLVRLIAAWVAALCVLLATWSSLDIDRDFPTIFTLMWFVGLLLALARGVSHLYRVRTIAGRIDAETMANRQRRRVEVPYDSEETLDIVETVVRGVPDIQDVSAARGGLQVRGVIHHIAQAATGVPLRKRRPSDPFQRNTRISASVVPADGTCTVLFVCEPDSGAWTDWFNPDGGVSLEYAEILVRALTQRINERRHRERADARQTSMEKELTAAQLSLLQAQVEPHFLYNTLASAQELVRTDPARADKMLGHLIDYLRRSLPRMDGSLSTVGQELERSTAWLEIMRLRMGERLSVHVDVPESCLAYAMPSMMLQTLVENAIKHGLEPKPGGGGIWIRAACDPVGLSLTVADDGMGLRIDGSGSGIGLKNLRERLRLTYGNAASFTIGNNFPSGVAATITLPVMEGARA
- a CDS encoding LytR/AlgR family response regulator transcription factor; this translates as MPKCILAEDEKLLSAALQRELAKAWPDLEVVAVAEDGGTALDAIVEHAPDVAFLDIRMPGLTGMEVAAAAADVSPRTLVVFITAYDQYAVDAFERGAVDYLLKPVSADRLAQSVTRLRARLAEVEKHAARAGRLAKDMRDQFDNAPPEPLTWITASTGRATRLILVEDVIYFRADNKYTLVATVDGDALLSRPIRELLEQLDPRTFRQIHRSTIVNLRQVASVERDDGGRGCLHLRGRPETLTVSQPFMAIFRAM
- a CDS encoding Hsp70 family protein, with protein sequence MRIGIDFGTSYSAAAAVVDGQLQLVRFGEERQFRTAVFFPEVVPDFDDFVLTPVLEGQVDTIIRATRADERRTGRTPRPEGEVRRDAIRVVRRQWMEERIREASASSVASFQDALFGQEAVQAYLEEGTGNLIESPKSMFGYKLDPRVRKTIVSIAAHILEHVRLTATRQFGAPVREAVIGRPVEFRSSMGAAGGEQALGILREAAGVAGFDSVSFLEEPAAAAMHYHLSLADRQRALIVDIGGGTTDVAYAELGAGEAPVMHRSWGLPRGGTDLDVGMSLHSLMPLFGRDDSGVPIHHFVEAASVHNLPKQREFRKQDYRRIDEPYASRLRALQGTGATTRLNQQAERMKIELSGAPLAMADLDFIEPGLSSQAVSQDFQVASEDFLDRMARLLTEAQGDIAEPPASIFLTGGTSRSPQVRERVAASFPGIPVVHGDPSLGVVSGLAQAALLPDSSNVSATL
- a CDS encoding LD-carboxypeptidase yields the protein MPKRLDIRLLAPSGYAEDRAACQRAIERLQAAGHTVLGSGVVDRVALRFAGSDAERAADINRLADPDHPLPDVAMAICGGYGAIALLDRLDYDGLRARFSEGQCVLVGHGDFTVIQCAMLARCGVGSLHGPMLVQDFGGGYLRESTWRQFWQTLQGPSMEVGWACCERDAPMRLEGTLWGGNLSALCSLVGTPYMPTVKGGILYIEETGEQAYRIERMLYELLLGGVLKDQRAILVGGLGGQRVSEYDNGYDIDHALERFGQACGLPMLRGLAFGHGPEKWTLPFGAHGVLEVRNGNAVLTAHDYRHVMAAAGS